A single window of Anomaloglossus baeobatrachus isolate aAnoBae1 chromosome 5, aAnoBae1.hap1, whole genome shotgun sequence DNA harbors:
- the LOC142312315 gene encoding uncharacterized protein LOC142312315: protein MDMDRDKMAERILHLTLEILFRLTGEDYTVVKKTSSERCQAPVSEGWGRPLSPITEPPSHPPIHEDINDQKILELTYKMIELLTGEVPIRCQDVTLYFSMEEWEYLEGHNDLYKDVMMEDPQPLTSPVLSSKRTTPERCPRPLLPRDCRQEDPNVPQDVFPPALSSDDCIRSSDGNLLLSSSVLNSENITHDTYEEHAVVPDLPPVLPWKALSSDLFKQVQNSDLSQNCKQNKSYRREVEHETDPTREKPFSCSKCGKCFTRKSHLNIHQKTHTVKKPFSCPECGKCFIQKSAFLRHQRSHTGEKPFSCSECGKCFNWKSKLVVHQRCHTGEKPFSCSECGKCFNFKSNLVRHQRCHTGEKPFSCSECGKCFNFKSDLVRHQRSHTGEKPCSCSECGKCFIQKSTFLGHQKSHTGEKPFSCSECGKCFIRKSDLVVHKISHTGEKLFSCSECGKCFNWKSKLVVHQICHTGEKPFSCSECEKCFIRQSDVVVHQRSHTGEKLFSCSECGKCFNWKSKLVVHQRCHTGEKPFSCSECGKCFIHKSVLVVHQRWHTGEKPFSCSECGKCFNSKPDLVRHQKCHTGEKPFSCSECGKCFIEKSKLVVHQRCHTGEKPFSCSECGKCFIQKSNFVRHQISHTGEKLFSCSECGKCFNYKSDLVRHQRCHTGEKPFSCLECGKCFIHKSALVVHQRCHTGEKPFSCSECGKCFTQKSNIYRHQRSHTGEKPFSCSECGKCFIQKSDLVVHQICHTGKKQFSCSTCGKCFIRKSDLVVHQKSHTGEKPFSCSECGKCFIEKSKLVVHQRCHTGEKPFSCSECGKCFIQKSNFVRHQISHTEEKLFTCSECGKCFNYKSDLVRHQRCHTGEKPFSCLECGKCFIHKSALVVHQRCHTGEKPFSCSECGKCFTQKSNIYRHQRSHTGEKPFSCSTCGKCFIRKSELVVHQKSHTGEKPFSCSECRKCFIRKSELVVHQRSHTGEKLFSCPECGKCFTRKSGLVHHQKNHTK from the exons atggatatggacagggacaagatggcggagaggatattacacctcaccctagagatcctcttccggcttactggagag gattacacagtagtgaagaagacctctagtgagcgctgtcaggcccctgtgtctgagggatggggaagacccctgagcccaatcacggagcCGCcatctcaccccccgatacatgaggacatcaatgaccagaagatcctagaactcacctacaagatgattgagctgctgactggagag gttcctataagatgtcaggacgtcaccctctatttctccatggaggagtgggagtatttagaaggacacaatgatctgtacaaggacgtcatgatggaggatccccagcccctcacatcaccag ttctatccagtaagaggacaacaccagagagatgtccccgtcctcttctcccacgggACTGTAgacaagaagatcccaatgttcctcaggatgtgtttcctccagctctatcct cagatgactgtattcggAGCTCAGATGGAAATCtattactttcatcatctgttttaaattctgaaaatatcacacatgatacatatgaagagcatgctgttgtcccagatttacctccagtccttccttggaaagctttatcatcagatcttttcaaacaagttcaaaattccgatttatcacagaattgtaagcaaaataaaagttacagaagggaggtGGAACATGAAACTgatcctacaagggagaaaccattttcatgttcaaaatgtgggaaatgttttactaggaaatcacatCTTAATATCCACCAAAAAACTCACACagtgaagaagccattttcatgcccagaatgtgggaaatgttttattcagaaatcagcttttcttaggcatcaaagatctcatacaggggagaagccattttcatgttcagagtgtgggaaatgttttaattggaaatcaaaacttgttgtgcatcaaagatgtcacacaggggagaagccattttcatgttcagaatgtgggaaatgttttaatttcaaatcaaatcttgttaggcatcaaagatgtcacacaggggagaagccattttcatgttcagaatgtgggaaatgttttaatttcaaatcagatcttgttaggcatcaaagatctcatacaggggagaagccatgttcatgttcagaatgtgggaaatgttttattcagaaatcaacttTTCTTGGGCATCAaaaatctcatacaggggagaagccattttcatgttcagagtgtgggaaatgttttattcggaaatcagatcttgttgtgcataaaatatctcacacaggggaaaagctgttttcatgttcagagtgtgggaaatgttttaattggaaatcaaaacttgttgtgcatcaaatatgtcacacaggggagaagccattttcatgttcagagtgtgagaaatgttttattcggcAATCAGatgttgttgtgcatcaaagatctcacacaggggaaaagctgttttcatgttcagagtgtgggaaatgttttaattggaaatcgaaacttgttgtgcatcaaagatgtcacacaggggagaagccattttcatgttcagaatgtgggaaatgttttattcataaatcagttcttgttgtgcatcaaagatggcacacaggggagaagccattttcatgttcagaatgtgggaaatgttttaattccaaaccagatcttgttaggcatcaaaaatgtcacacaggggagaagccattttcatgttcagaatgtgggaaatgttttattgaaaaatcaaaacttgttgtgcatcaaagatgtcacacaggggagaagccattttcatgttcagaatgtggaaaatgttttattcagaaatcaaatttTGTTAGGCATCAaatatctcatacaggggagaagctattttcatgttcagaatgtgggaaatgttttaactacaaatcagatcttgttaggcatcaaagatgtcacacaggggagaagccattttcatgtttagaatgtgggaaatgttttattcataaatcggctcttgttgtgcatcaaagatgtcacacaggggagaagccattttcatgttcagaatgtgggaaatgttttactcagaaatcaaatatttataggcatcaaagatctcatacaggggagaagccattttcatgttcagaatgtgggaaatgttttattcagaaatcagatcttgttgtgcatcaaatatGTCACACAGGGAAGAAACAATTTTCATGTTCaacctgtgggaaatgttttattcggaaatcagatcttgttgtgcatcaaaaatctcacaccggggagaagccattttcatgttcagaatgtgggaaatgttttattgaaaaatcaaaacttgttgtgcatcaaagatgtcacacaggggagaagccattttcatgttcagaatgtggaaaatgttttattcagaaatcaaatttTGTTAGGCATCAAATATCTCATACAGAGGAGAAGCTatttacatgttcagaatgtgggaaatgttttaactacaaatcagatcttgttaggcatcaaagatgtcacacaggggagaagccattttcatgtttagaatgtgggaaatgttttattcataaatcggctcttgttgtgcatcaaagatgtcacacaggggagaagccattttcatgttcagaatgtgggaaatgttttactcagaaatcaaatatttataggcatcaaagatctcatacaggggagaagccattttcatgttcaacctgtgggaaatgttttattcggaaatcagaacttgttgtgcatcaaaaatctcacaccggggagaagccattttcatgttcagagtgtaggaaatgttttattcggaaatcagaacttgttgtgcatcaaagatctcacacaggggagaagctgttttcatgcccagaatgtggtaaatgttttactaggaaatcaggtcttgttcaccatcaaaaaaatcacacaaaataa